A genomic region of Bubalus kerabau isolate K-KA32 ecotype Philippines breed swamp buffalo chromosome 10, PCC_UOA_SB_1v2, whole genome shotgun sequence contains the following coding sequences:
- the LOC129621148 gene encoding olfactory receptor 11G2-like, whose amino-acid sequence MKISNTPNTSSTITGFILLGFPCPREGQILLFVLFSALYLLTLMGNGSIICAVCWDQRFHTPMYILLVNFSFLEIWYVTSTVPNMLANFLSDDKFISFSGCLLQFYFFFSLGSIESFFLAIMAFDRYLAICWPLQYPTIMTGRLCTNFVISCWVLGFLWFLIPVIIISQMSFCGSGIIDHFLCDPGPLLALTCKKPPVMELVFSTLSPIPLIALFLFIMGSYALVIKAVLKLPSAAGRRKAFSTCGSHLTVVSLFYGSVVVMYGSPASEHGARMQMTVTLFYSVVTPLLNPIIYSLRNKDMKKALKKFLRL is encoded by the coding sequence ATGAAAATCTCCAACACCCCCAACACCTCCAGCACCATCACTGGCTTCatcctcctgggcttcccttgcccCAGGGAGGGGCAGATTCTCCTCTTTGTGCTCTTCTCTGCTCTCTACCTCCTGACCCTCATGGGCAACGGTTCTAtcatctgtgctgtgtgctgggaTCAGAGattccacacccccatgtacatCCTGCTCGTCAACTTCTCCTTCCTGGAGATCTGGTATGTCACCTCCACTGTCCCCAACATGTTGGCCAACTTCCTCTCTGATGACAAGTTCATCTCCTTCTCTGGGTGCCTTCTCCAGTtctactttttcttctccttgggtTCTATAGAAAGCTTTTTCTTGGCTATTATGGCATTTGATCGATACCTTGCCATCTGCTGGCCTCTACAGTACCCCACCATCATGACTGGACGTCTCTGCACCAATTTTGTGATCAGCTGCTGGGTACTTGGTTTTCTATGGTTTTTGATTCCCGTCATCATCATCTCCCAAATGTCTTTCTGTGGATCTGGGATCATTGACCACTTCCTGTGTGACCCAGGTCCTCTTCTAGCACTCACCTGCAAAAAACCTCCTGTGATGGAGCTTGTCTTCTCCACTCTAAGTCCTATTCCCCTCATCGCTCTTTTTCTCTTCATCATGGGGTCCTATGCTTTGGTCATAAAAGCTGTACTGAAACTTCCTTCAGCAGCTGGACGAAGGAAGGCTTTCTCCACCTGCGGGTCTCATCTGACTGTGGTTTCACTGTTCTATGGTTCagtagtggtcatgtatgggagCCCAGCATCTGAGCATGGTGCTAGAATGCAGATGACTGTGACTCTGTTTTATTCTGTTGTCACCCCACTTCTTAATCCAATAATCTATAGTCTTAGGAACAAAGATATGAAAAAGGCCCTGAAGAAATTTCTGAGACTATAA